Proteins found in one Paenibacillus sp. FSL R10-2782 genomic segment:
- a CDS encoding Imm7 family immunity protein, with protein MFEYHGWATIRESSSFEDDDEKLILVIQEIQNFLNELDWPSGVLDLRAVNGDFQLWIAGLNNHKPTAKHNPIELLKRVGEFAPGSYGILYVRDSDDMKLFNEFRVHTLIRGELTEHTDPFLSPFIPKVEDDYED; from the coding sequence TTTGAGTATCACGGGTGGGCAACCATTAGAGAAAGTTCCTCATTTGAAGATGATGATGAAAAATTAATTTTAGTCATTCAAGAGATACAGAACTTTTTGAATGAATTAGATTGGCCTTCTGGCGTTTTGGATTTAAGAGCCGTAAATGGAGATTTTCAACTCTGGATAGCAGGTCTTAATAATCATAAACCTACAGCTAAACATAATCCCATAGAATTATTAAAAAGAGTGGGTGAGTTTGCTCCCGGCTCATATGGAATTTTATATGTAAGGGATAGTGATGATATGAAACTATTTAATGAATTTAGGGTTCATACATTAATTCGAGGTGAATTGACTGAACACACAGACCCTTTCTTGTCTCCATTCATACCTAAAGTAGAAGATGACTATGAAGATTAA